The Acetomicrobium flavidum genome window below encodes:
- a CDS encoding formate/nitrite transporter family protein yields the protein MSFKSPAEVTNSACSVAVAKCSLKFYQMLLLGILAGAYIGIGGFLYTVVTQDLSKYAGIGLSKLLGGASFTVGLMLVVIAGGELFTGNCLIPIGIMKGCVTPGAVAKNWIFVYFSNLIGSILLAYLIFYSGLASELVGANALKIASNKMALAFGPALFRGILCNWLVVLAVWMSMAAEDVASKIFSIFFPIMAFVASGFEHSIANMYFMTIGILLRHNEALIAQAGLTDQALNVLSLKGFMNNIIPVTLGNIVGGVLFVAVFYYLAYKDKLSD from the coding sequence ATGAGCTTCAAGTCGCCGGCTGAGGTAACAAACAGTGCCTGTTCCGTAGCAGTGGCAAAGTGCAGCTTAAAGTTCTACCAAATGCTTTTGCTTGGAATTTTAGCAGGTGCCTATATAGGCATTGGCGGATTTCTTTATACCGTCGTAACACAGGACTTAAGCAAATATGCAGGGATTGGCCTGTCTAAGTTGCTGGGCGGTGCATCTTTTACGGTCGGGTTAATGCTTGTAGTCATAGCCGGGGGCGAGCTCTTTACGGGCAATTGCCTTATACCGATAGGAATCATGAAAGGGTGCGTCACGCCTGGGGCGGTGGCAAAAAATTGGATCTTTGTATATTTTTCCAACCTCATCGGCTCGATCCTTCTTGCCTACTTAATCTTTTATTCAGGGCTGGCAAGCGAGCTTGTGGGGGCAAATGCCTTGAAGATCGCCTCGAATAAGATGGCCTTAGCGTTTGGTCCTGCCCTTTTTAGGGGAATACTCTGCAACTGGCTTGTGGTGTTGGCAGTGTGGATGTCCATGGCGGCAGAAGATGTAGCGAGCAAAATATTTTCGATATTTTTCCCCATAATGGCCTTCGTGGCCTCGGGGTTCGAGCACAGCATCGCAAACATGTATTTCATGACGATCGGCATCCTGCTTCGACATAACGAGGCGCTGATCGCTCAAGCCGGTTTAACCGATCAAGCCTTAAACGTATTGTCCTTAAAGGGATTTATGAACAACATCATCCCCGTCACTTTGGGAAATATCGTAGGGGGAGTTTTATTTGTGGCCGTGTTTTACTATTTGGCCTATAAAGATAAGTTGAGTGATTAG